The DNA sequence AAGATAACGTATGCAAAAATCGTGGAAGCAAGCAATGGCTCTGCTCCCACGGTTTTTTGAAAGGATGAATGTCTATTGGGCCTTTGCCACTTCCGATTCGAAGTAATCCCGCAAATGGTGGGTGCCTGTTGTGGGGGCGATATTTTCCATCGACATAGCCGTCATGAAAAACTCCACCGGACCATAGGTCTTGGAAGCGGTGAACGTCCGCATCGCCCAGATGATGAATTTCCTGATTCCGTCAGGGAGATGAATGATCCGTGCTGGTTTGTCCCAGACTTCCAAGGCAAGGGCTGCCAACTCGTTTTGTGTGAACATGTCGGGACCGCCAATCGTCAGATCGGTTTCAGGTCTATTCAGACTATCCACACAGAAAGCCGCCAGATCCGCTCCATGAATTGGGTTTAGCTTGAATTCTCCATCTCCAAACAGGTACACCCTGCCACTCTTGGCCATGTCGAGGAAATCCCGCATATCCGAGAAGAACCCATTGGGCCGGATGACTTGATGGGAAACATCGCAGGATACCAACCGGTCCACAAACCCTTCTTTGGCTTCGAAAATCTTGAGGTGACGCA is a window from the Pontibacter sp. G13 genome containing:
- a CDS encoding SDR family oxidoreductase; amino-acid sequence: MKRVLVAGATGYLGRYLVRELKARGHWVRVLIRKPEQEALFDAVDDVFVGQITDPNSLAGICEGIDWVITSVGITRQKDGMTYMDVDFQGNLNLLQQAQAEKVDRFQYISAINGDQMRHLKIFEAKEGFVDRLVSCDVSHQVIRPNGFFSDMRDFLDMAKSGRVYLFGDGEFKLNPIHGADLAAFCVDSLNRPETDLTIGGPDMFTQNELAALALEVWDKPARIIHLPDGIRKFIIWAMRTFTASKTYGPVEFFMTAMSMENIAPTTGTHHLRDYFESEVAKAQ